A region of the Parasteatoda tepidariorum isolate YZ-2023 chromosome 7, CAS_Ptep_4.0, whole genome shotgun sequence genome:
GGAATTCGTCGTATGTGGGTGGACCTTGTAGGATCATCATTCCAGGAACTTCCATCTGCTTTTGAACCTGAAGAAATTCTTGTTCGGGCATCGCTATCGTACGGATCAGCTGTCtccaaaattttatgaacacgGGATAGCATAAACTTATCCCACAATATGTCAAGTGTAACAATTCCAGTGGTTCTTGAGTtgagaaaaagataaaatattgctGTATCTTTTGCGAAATATCTCTCTGGgtaattatgttttgtttctttttataaccCTTGGTAAACTTAATTCCCAcatgaaaattgaataatatataatgtgAGATTTGAAAACTACAAACAGTGCAATATTAGATACCAGAATTTTTTGATACATAATTCacaaaggaggaaaaaaaaaataaccagatTGCTGCAACATTACTTATTGAGCATTACTGCTCTTGCAGCATTACTACCATTTTGGGAAACTCgagaatgaaactaaaattacgaaCCTCTGCTCTCTAACtcaaatgtgttttttattttatatgaacgATTGCAAGGGTAAATATATGCCCCcctcaaaatttagaaaaagtctctttatttcagaaaaaaaatgatgtgttgtcatagatttaaattttggtaaaacagaaatcaaaaatttcaacattcaaTTTTGTCCCCCTCAAAAATTAGAAGCCTcagatatatattttgatgCAGATTATGTCTTGTGTTTTGTAAGATATGTGTTTTTGAGTTGAATGGGAGACTTTTGGacaacactttaaaataaaatcacagaaataaatttaaaaaaataatcattacatCCTAATCAATAATCCTTTCAGACACACACTAATGCCAAGCACTTAATCTATTCTTAAAAGCTCTCAAAGCACCTTCTTCATTTCTTGAAATCGATCATTCAGTTTTTCAGCTAGAAGAAACTTACTTTACTAGATATCTCTAACATGATTTAAACTTCATATAGATATGAGCAGTTAACACATACAGAAACATGTAAGACTCTGACACTAGTTTATATGAGactggaaaaaagaaaaacatgaaaaattgttgcagtacaaaaacttataaaatgaatgttattcGAGAGTATGAAGGTTTACATAAATcaacattacaaaaaattttcaatacaaaaattctGAGATATTCAGAAAAAACGTTATTTTCCTTGACAAGCCAAATACTTGCAAGTCAGCGTTGTTTATCATCTTTAAACCTCAAATGATGAAGTGCAAAAAATCGATACTCATCCTATATAATGGCTATGTTGTTTTCAAGTCGCAAAACTGATTCCAACTGGACTAAACAATATTTatctaatgataaaaatagaGAACCAGTTCTATGTGGacgtaaatttataaataacaaattctaagatgttaatttttgcttcaaaagaagcaaaaattcaTGGTTTTACATAAAATGGGCAAAGCGAACAATTCAGAGAATTGCATTTGATTTTAagcataataagaaaaaattatttacaagtagaAATACTAGATCTTCATATTGTGTTCtgagccattttttttttcatcaaacagAAACATTTCTAACCTTTTTATTCCAAAGAATATTATGTCATGGCAAGATAGATGTAACTATTGAATATAGGTGAACAACAGTTGGCACAGAGACTATGTTCATTATTTGTTTCGGCGACTAGAAAAATGTGAGCAGTATAAAGGACAAGTACCAAAAATCTTTCCGAAAGAAGACAGAGCCAGAGCACCAAAAATATTGAGCCCTATtagcttaaatatatttatcgcTGAGATAAATGAGTCGTTTCACTTCGTTTCGGTGGTGGTGGGGGTGGCCGTTTCTTTGGAGTAGCAGAGTCTTCTGCAGAGTTGCAGCATTGCATCATGCTCTGTGACAAAGACCTTGGTCTCCAAGTATGTGGTAGAGGGGGAGGAGGTGGTGGGGGAGGTGGCCCCAGTGTTTGGCTTTGAGAGTTTGGAGGCAGGTAGCAATGGTCGCGGAAGCCGAGAATTTCATTGGGAGTAGAACTCAAATCCACGGATAACTGTTGAGCAACTTTCCACTTCTTTTCCATGACTTTCTGAAGGTCCTTTAAAAATGTACGAGGAGGTGGCGTGATACGTGACGCTTTTTGACCAGGGAGTGTGGCAGGTGTCTGATTTCTCCTGAATAGGACAGGTCCATCTTGTGACAATCTAGTTTCTTCCTTTCTGACAGGCGGAAGGGGACGCTCAGAGAATTTCATGCCACGTGGTATAGTAGACGTCGGTGGAATAGGCGGAGGAGGAGGTGGTGGTATGGCATTGCTCGGAAGATCTGGTATAATATCTAAGGTCATGGGGACACTAGTTCTACGATCATTCTTGGGGCACGCAAAACTGGTAACATTACCAGAGTGATCTTGTTTCCAAATGTCTTTACCTAGCAGACTACGTTGAGGTGGTTTGCTAGAAACACGGGACAGGCTGCTTACACCCTGTTTCAACTCGGCAAGAAAGGACAGTGGTTGATGCGGGATGTCTGCCTCAGACATACGCCTGTCAGTCTTTTGTGGCATGTTTCGAAGAGATCTCAAAGGGGATTCTGGGCTATTTTGCTTCTGTAGTCGCTCTCTGGTAGGTGTGGACTGGGGTGAAGGAGGGGGAGGGAGAGAGTTCAAGCTAGAAGTGCTGGGCCAACTGCATTCTTCTGATAAATCTAATGGTGGGGGAGGTGGTGGTAAAGAATCTAGGCTGGTCGTACTTCCTCGAAATGCTTCTGGAGGAGGTGGAGGTAAAAGAGCAATATCAAGGCTCTCAATTGAGCTGCTTACAGACATAGGAGGTGGTGGTAGTGTAAAATCGCCCCACTGCCTTTCTTGATTACTGAGTCTAGAATTCAAAGCAGCAATTTCAGACGATTTTCTGTTAAGACTTTTCATAATTCCATTCACCATTATTTGATCATCTGTTTGAGATCGACGCAAACTAAATCGTTTGTTTAAAGGTTTTGTGAGTGTTGCATTATTGGCAGTGCTGTTGCTATGGGTCAGACGTTCCCGGTTTAACATCATATGGAAATTATCTTCAGACTGTTTCGCAATGTTTCTTGTGGTATAAGTAAGAGGAATTTTAGGAGTAAGACTCGGTTTTCTTTTCAGAGATCCGACTGGTATCTCCGAGGGTTCGAATGGCATTTGCTCGGCTGTGGGCGTACTCACACTTGAGCGTTCTGATAAGCAACCACTGCTACTGCTCGTACTCGACTTGACAGAATCGTGTCTAGTCATGTGGTCCTTAGAACTGATCCATTCCATAGGTGTAGGAGTAGGAGTGGATTCCGAACTGCGGTTGCTCAAGATGTCTGCTTCAGACTGCTCAGGTGTGTGAGGAGCAGCATGAGGTCCAGAGAAAACAACATCTTCTAAGGAAATATCTTGCCTTTCTGGACTGCCTGAGCTGCCAGAACTATCTGAGCTCACTGCCAATGTCTTTGCCATAGATGACACAGAGAAACTTCGAGCATGAGCGAGGGTTTCCAAGTCCTCCTCTACTATATCACGCATAAGGTTATCATAGTTCTCTTTTAGAAGTGGgccaaactaaaatattaaaataaagaaaaaacacatcAAAAACATGAAATCTCGAGCAAATTTCagtctgaaaataattaagtggAAAGTAATCTGTTATAGTAATGATTATGTTGGGTATGGTTAGTTTTATACAACAGCAATATTACGGAAAATATTTTCCTCCCATTATTACTTTTACTATGACCcagataatttttacagaatttaattaaaaccttAAAACTAACGAAGATTAAGCAAACATtcctattttaaacatttaaaatttgattactttaaattaatgatataaacacaaaaaaaaacatttaattctatatattaatttatgtatacaGTCAAACTCACTTATAATGTATGTGAAGGGGCCGTAATATTTGCTCGTTACAACTGTTAGTAAAAAACTGGTTTGAGAGAAAATCATGCAAATTCATATacttaggaaaataaaaatatagtacctacttgtttttttaaaatttctgtacaGTACAAAAGAAATGAGTTGCTTAGAACTGTCTCATGTGCTATTATTCTTCAAATATGACTTGTGACccaaaaaacattgaaaaaattagtcGGCCCAAAAAACCTAAATCATTTATTCACGAAGGATTTAATTAAGCTGGTGAGGTGGaattaaaagtagaaattttatgaatcgCCGAACATTGCACACTAAAAACATGGTTCACTCATTACAAGACAGCTATCAGATTTGTTTGTTAAATCAGGACTCGTCATAAGCGAGTGCAACTGTATATTtccaaatagcaaaaaaaagtatttaaaaaataacattatactcTGTTTATGAATCCTAGTAGAATCAATCAGTACAGTAATTGATTACAACTGTGATTACAGAAAACtactatgtaatcaattacttgtaatcacgattacaggtaattgcgattacaagtaatcataatttttgattacatcAGAGTAGGGCAACAatgattacatttttcaattacagtaatcattattaaaattgtaatcttGATTGCATAACCAATTCCTGTAATAATTACATAACCAATTCCTGTAATCAATTACTGGTAATCAAAATATACCATTACATGCAATCTGgattatatgtaattattattacccTTAATCTAAATATACGATTTATACTATTGCATACCaatatatgattatattttacagtagataGCATAAtgtattgtaatcatgattacagctatAATCAAagttgtaatcatgattacaagtaattgattactgtaatcgaaaaatgtaatcaattacattcTTGCCCAACTCTGGAATCAATATATAATGTACTATTTTGGgttatttaatatagaaaaataatatcacaTAGAAGCAAAATATAGCGTCCATGGTTACAGGCTAATGATATATAATCAGTAGTCATTTAGAAATACTCTGAATATTAAGGTTTCAGGAcagcaaatttaaacataacaaaTCATGTCCTtgaaaacaattgttatttgaaAGAACACAAATCAAATTATACATACCTTAGCAATACGTATTCCCATTAcccataattttaaagtttgttcaTCTTCGGCACAGAGGTACTTGATGTACTTGGACGATTTCGTTTGAATCTGTGGATGCTGTAACAGATAAAATATGGATTAACAATTGACATATTGtgattttcaacaattttaaaactaaaacgaaattttaaaaaaattagtactactacaattatttataaaataaaaaaggaccAGACCCCCGTGGCGACAAGGTGACATTGTCGCAGAGCATTatagagttcttgcagaaagattttttatttgggaagcaaaaaagttttttatctgcagaatattttgaaagatttttttttttctatagaacttttttttttccttttctgcagaataattttcaaaaaattcctcTTTCGGACATCAGATAGGGAAAAAAcgttcatgattttttttttactttcctttgagaataaaaaaattttttaaaaaaaccatgcTACACAAATAATTCTTAGAACATGAGAATATAGCTAATATCATAATATGTAttcttttatatgtatattaaaaaaaatttattattcataatttaaaaaataatattttgttctattcCATACATGacggcttttttttttaaatttttatttttgtaaaccaGAAGTACTTCTGTTACTTGaaattagtaatatatatatatatatgctacgATTACAAATGTCTTTCAGAAAGGTATTAGTACTAGCGGGAATTATCGCAGaaagctcgaaaaaattctgacaCAGGGGACCATACTTAATAaagataattgaaatattaaaaaatttaataatttagtgcTATATAGTATCAGGGTTgacttgatttaaatcacttgatttttttttaaaaaaatattcattgatcaacaaattttttttgcatactatTATTTAgatgacttaaaaataatagtttcatttCATATGTATCCAAGTTATGAAGTACCagtagttttgtattcatgacaGAAGATTCAccaacaagtaaaaaaaaaaaaacttactttaataGCAAATCCAAAATCTGTAGgagctttgtattttttcttccaaccaATACTTGTGTAAACATTACTCATTTCAAATGTTGTTAAACAAATCAAATCTTTAGACaactaaaagcaaataaaataaaatatattaacaatgtACAACAGTCACATAACAATTTTGGCCAGGCACCTATAAAGTCTATaagtatctaaaaaaatatttgggaaacaaaagcatgaataaaaaaaaacttataacgagatgaattaaaaatagaagcACAAGATCATTTATGGAACATTAGAGAGCTATCGATTTTTGATCAGAAtagttttttaagatttatactATACaagtttttccatttattttgcaaGGTTATTACTAACCcggtctgtttttttttattatcactaaataacatatttcattgtaaataagATGCTACACAATAtctatattgtaatttttcatttaaattcacattattattgttaatttaaaaaaagaaatatatatctaataaaTACATGTAAGTAGACCATTGAAAAGAGTACAGACTAACAATCTTTTAGTTACTTATCCTTTGCAccagtttataaattttcttatcttaCTATCACCTCTGTAATATTTCGGTAACAAGGATTCATCTTGATGCACTTAAGGGAACGCCATAGCAGGGGAGAAACTATTCgccgcaaattctctttcacttccaaaactaatttgaaattaaaagtttagaaaaagtgagttcagacaaacctagagtaagtcaTGAAATTTcgaatactgaaaagaaatttttaaaatatcaaaatgaaaataaattatgagcagataacttaggattacgtAATGGAGAAGTTCgcatttgtttgcattttgatattttgaagatttttttcagcaattgaaactttatggcttactctaggtttgtctgaactcactttgttaaattttgaattagtaatGGAGGTGAAtgaaaatttgcaaagaaaagttttttcagtGGTATGGCGTCCTTTTTAAGGGTTAAGCTAACACATTTGCTTCtcagtttatattttaacagcTGCTACCTACCATATTATGATAGgctagaaatttcttttttatatcttttttgatGCCCTAAGGAGGAACATTAAAATCATCAGCACGAGAATATTTTACAGCCCAACCATGCGTAAAAAACCATATAATAAATGGCGAATTTAGTGAAATGATATCAATCATTACATCTAACTCTATTTATATCCATTAGTCAAATTCATTCCTATTACTTTCTATACAGTGTTGTATTCATTTCTATTACTTCTTATTCAAAATTGGATTCATTCCTATTACTTCCAGACAGAATTGCATTCATTCCTATTACTTCAAGACAAAGTTGCATTCATTTCTATAACTTCAAGACAGAATTGCGTTCATTTCTGTAAATTCCAGGCAGAATTGCATTGAAAGTAATTCTGTATAAGAAGCAGCAATCTTAAAGGAcaatatttattgttgtttcttttgcacacaatttgaaaaaattgtgagGGATAAGATGTTAAGGAACAGCTTCGTACtggttccaattttttttctgtgacaattattttcataataacagTGGAAACATACTTCCTCACTACTAATTCCCCAATCGATTTtcctttaaacaatttttgataaacaatttttattccttttttttttttttttttttttaattttNttttttttttttttttaaagttcttttttcatcataattgaaaaaaaattgttccaagcatgcaattttaatttgaagtttagTTATTAAGAAACAGCTTTACACCAGCACCCATTAAAATTAGTCTTTTAAAAGACAAGGGAAAAATCTTAGGAAATAGTTACATTTGATTTAGATCATTTAgttaaaacttacttttgatTTTCCTTTGGGACAATAATAAATACCAGAAGCTCTTAATACAAAAAAGTGCTTCTTCCAAGCTTTTTTGccatcactttttaaataaagagcaCTTTCAACCTCTGGAACACTAGACGATGAAAAGAATTCCTGCAAAAAAGagcaatatattaattatttttaacaaaataatattctttacagttatttaaagtaataaaaaatacaagttactgtatttttgttcagaatacacataaaaagttaagtatatatttatcttaGCAGAGCAAAAGGAATCGTTTCTGCCTGagccatttaaaataacatttttaactttttttttctccacacgattttttttaacaatattgttaaagaaaagtattgttatccagttacatataaaaaaaaatcaaaccttATGTCTCTTATAATCGAAAATTTAGAACACTAAGTTTCAGAATTTACCACACagatttttgcaaaaacatCGATAAATTCCAAACAGTGTTCATATATAAGGTATGTATATGGTACATTATAACATATAcggtttgtaaatatttatcttacttCTAACAAGGAAGTCTTTGCATCATCATCAAGTTCAGATCCTTTTTCAGAGGAACTTCCGATTAGAAGATATtcctatatataaaaaaaaacattgaatatattattaattataactgtagtgttttcaaacaatatgaaatatatatgctacaatgaatgaccgaaatcaagagaatgtctactttcaccggtgaatgtcaacaatcacagtcgctttggtgaatgtccaaaatatttgttatatccgatttgattttaattcattcgttgatattatatttattcgaaattttaatatctgctgaggatagattaggagaaacatcagtgttcggtgTACCAATTAAATGCATGCTAGGCagtttcatttaaacaaaaaaaaaaaattcaaaaaatatttaacaattataatttttattacttaatttaataatgtttgaatAATCTTTGAATGATATAATATTGTTGTCACAATTAcgcaattttaaatagcaatataGAAAATTTGGTTCTAATCAATTcagtcttataaatttttatttctcagaaggttttattagattttgtttaaacattggataatatttaacagaatgtaaactttttaaaactcgtAAACCAATCACTTTTGATctcctttaatatttaatactgaattaaatgttaaaagttaataCAATTAAGTCAATGCTGTTTGCTTATTTGGTTGTTATGAGATCCTGATTATTTGGTTAACACTGTAActgattcattatttaaaaactaatttttttcttaatgagaaaataaaaagtaaagaaaatagttttctatactttttttatattgtctGTGAAACTCCAACGCTTATTCAGCAAACGATATGAACCTTAACATATTTTCtccttaagaaaaattaataaatttaaaaataaaataaaaaatcaagataGTACCTCtggattaataaataaatcatatttttcatctCTTTCCAAAAACATTAACTTATTTGGCGAGTCTCTTGCCCACAACAATAGGTTTTCAACAAGATGTTCATGATCTTCATACAACCTCTCTACGAATTAAGAAgacatatattaaaacaaagaatgcaaaacatagaatatttatatgaatcaaatttcttttaagagaaGTTTATAGACAAGACAAGAGAAGTTTATGCACAAGAGAAGTTTATAGTCAGaggattatgaaaaaaattaagtttttggacttataatttttgggttgaaacaaataaatggaTTCAGTCtaacaatacattttaagttcaaacacaagcttttaaattatatttttaaaactgaagtgcaaacttttcaagtttttacAAGTGCAGTTAGTATTAATGAAAGTTCAAATTAGAACAATTTTAGGATGTTTTTGGTACTATTCTACataggtatataattttaacaaaattacacATGAACCTactattaaatacttaaaaaaaaaaacacttaagtGTTACCTTTCTTCGAATATTTAGATTAATCGTATGTACggataataattacataaaaaacattatagcACCTCTGTTAACAGATGGCAGACTAAGCATATACACAATCGTAGGctttaactgaaatataaataatagaaagcAATAAAACTGCCAAAAAGAATCAAAAGAGAAACATCAAGTAAAGGCCTCATGATTAGAATGAATATACAATAAGCATACATAACATATTtctatataaacttttataactgTTACAGGAATTTTCACAACAACCGCAATGGCCACAGTATGATTGAAACACAACATTTTAGAGAACAATATTTGATCAGAAATATGAATAgattttacttgattaaaaactttattcgattaaaaagtttaaagtagGAAATAACAGTCGGCCAAAGAAGGGGCCCTTGAATTTGAGCGCTGGAAACTTGCCGGCCGTTacttcctatttatatatttttgaagcgaataaagTTTCTAATTGAGCAGCATCTTactgcttcagtttcttgggttgttcttctatttatttaatgagcatattttgtttcaaataaatattttatatgctttcttttgtatttcaaaaCCGATCCCACTCATTTTGGAATAAATGCTAACACTTTTTAGGTTTGATAATTCGCCTTCaacaatttccaaaaaattataaaatctttatacTATATCTAAGAACAAATCTGGTTATTTTTCATTCTGCAATCCAGTCTCCTTCAGAGAGGCCATGGAAACTCAATGCGGTTAAAATCTGGAGAGTTTACTAATAATGTAAAGTATTCTCGTAACAGCCAGCGGTAGGCCATGAGAGTAAATGCGAATTGGACTTCTCAAATACGTGTTTCATTTCGAGACTaatttgttgtaataaataatatagtataaaaaatgtcggacttaaaaacaattaaaaattcaatagcaataactgccaaaaattccATAGAATTATTGCCcgaaaaagtaaatactcaaatgtataattcaaattttccatattgtttgaaatatatcagtatatttaaaattcccattagtgaaattattgaaacttcAAATGTTAATTATTCAATCAGTTTAAATCAAACACATTTCATTACAAAAGAAgtcaagaaaattttcataCCCATAAACAATTCTGGTATATTTTCCACAAGTGTCCACCTAGGATCCATGGGTACATGATTCTTGTCTGCCAACAGACGACAAACTTGACCCACGGTCATTCTTTCATCCACCAATAAGCTTTTAGCACTGTTGTCAGCGCTGAAagctttaataaatatctaaaaaaaaaaaatttacattttcagaaactaaataaaattactagcAAACTTTTAAGATTTGGCAATTCAAtgtagttttgcattttttgtacaacatttaaaaaaagagaaatttctcCATTATTAAGTAATAACTTGTTCGGAAATCAatcaaacatatatatatatatatatatatatatatatatgaaataacatatattaatagtaaaatttctaatttacttttctttacgcacagataaatacaaaataacaattctAAATTCAGGTTTTAAAAGACACTAATAACAAGAGGTGTTATAAACTGAAATGCATGAAAattcttaattcaaaaaataaccaatataacatttaatcggttgcatttttttaaagatatatctTCAGACAATAATCCAGCTGAAGTCATGTCCCATAGCCTAAATGCTGGGGACATTGCAGAATGCAAAATCTGGTGGTTTGGCCCAGATTTAAACTGGCTTTGTGCAGAAACGAAATTTAGAGAACTATAGGAACAAACTATTTCGAACATTGACTATGAAAAGGAACTGAAAACATTACTGATCACTAATTTGCAGcacattcaataaaaaaccTTTATAAAGTCTGATATAAGACTTTAgaggtttttttcctttattagttaataaaatactttgacTTTTTAACTtactctttataaaataattaaaaaaaactttattagttaaaagagaaataatttttacaaaataatatacagaAGATTTATATAACACAATTctataaattgcaataataacCATAAACTACATTAACTTAACAATCTCTAAAGCAAACCAAAATTtgttggattttatttttaatgctcaaaacagtttcaatttttttttcaaaagaacaaTTAGTTAAGAGCatatatttgagttttaaaaaatctgcaatgtacttaaaaatcatttaaagcattaatattGATCTGTTCTATAGATGCCATTTTTAATAGATGAGATACATGAAATGCGCTATGTAAcacaaaattcaatataatgTAAAGTCCCCCTAAGGTTTGCATTATAAAAATCTtctgctgaatttttttttatcacctgTTTTTTTGTGACAGTTTGTCAACAATTTCTACATAATTGCTAACAATTTCTACatactacaaaattacaaatcaaataaaattgcagaaaatacaCAACAGAAGCATAGAAGAGAAAATGCAAGCAAAGAAACATTTATACAGATTTAGGGAACATCAGAGAAACAAGTTCTACCTTCTTCACGCTagcttctttaattttttctaaagcaaTTCTGATCTTTTCTGCTTTAATGCGAGCAGCTTGTTCCGCCTAAGACAGGTAGAAAGAAAGAGAAGCAAAAAAGCTGCCATCAACcacattaatatttgaaaaaaaaggagaagaaaGAGTTAATAGATAAGTATTAGTAGTTCAGATTTTATAGTTCAGTCAACCACTGAATTAAAGATATCCCTGCAGATGCAGAGATATTGCAAGGCAAAATATTACTGGATAAAATATTGCAAGAAAGTATCTCATCATCCTGAAATACCCTACATTCCTATGAACAAAATACTAATAGTAAACAGGGTATCTCAAATTTTTAGGGGAGATATAAAGATTGAGAATTGCATAGCAACCCATGATTGGTAATGTAATTGCACAGTGAgcgaaataaaaaacagaacaacctgaatactttttgatctaattattggattttctcgttctaggactcaatcttaatagttcaagGGGGTGgcatcaaatatgctaattaattagtgcggacaatattttaagttacaaaatcgcactttctctgaataaacatacttttttttacccaaAAAGAGCAGCTGCAATCAGAGAAGTATGCttccaatagtttagtcagaagAGCGGTCCAAAATttggaatgttaatttttatcttttgcatATCTCCCGAAATCTCGAGAACTCTTTAggcgaaatgaaaaaattttgctcacaattataatattcgtttatctaaagataaatccatgcaaaaattaactttaaaaatatacacagGATATCTGCTACACTGTAGATTTTCAAATTCGTGACTCATTCCTAGAATTTTTcctgacttaacgaagttactattttctccgacaaaaacacaacaatacatttaaaaaaacattataataacatttattgaaatgataggcataaccaaaactgttatactctgcatcttcatatttaaagatcttaaattgaaaaaaaacagagcaaagaaagagttgaagcaataaaatagctgaaaaaaatacaaaagcaaattatttt
Encoded here:
- the LOC107449707 gene encoding abnormal cell migration protein 10 isoform X4, which translates into the protein MDGYGLSLATLEDSQDIELDAILGELCALESQLDPDLSHRGHARSVSTVIQNNITGENIRYSTSGISLCPEVPPSTQMGPKRFFTHRRSSSGGGSRSKFEVSGDMDCDDQIKNHKMELGLRTDSPDNDSAFSDSVSMLSSESSVSSGGRTDTGISSQGSSKTNSIALIPSPTQLLDNISRRLQALKVEVEKENSPPIFIKAFSADNSAKSLLVDERMTVGQVCRLLADKNHVPMDPRWTLVENIPELFMERLYEDHEHLVENLLLWARDSPNKLMFLERDEKYDLFINPEEYLLIGSSSEKGSELDDDAKTSLLEEFFSSSSVPEVESALYLKSDGKKAWKKHFFVLRASGIYYCPKGKSKLSKDLICLTTFEMSNVYTSIGWKKKYKAPTDFGFAIKHPQIQTKSSKYIKYLCAEDEQTLKLWVMGIRIAKFGPLLKENYDNLMRDIVEEDLETLAHARSFSVSSMAKTLAVSSDSSGSSGSPERQDISLEDVVFSGPHAAPHTPEQSEADILSNRSSESTPTPTPMEWISSKDHMTRHDSVKSSTSSSSGCLSERSSVSTPTAEQMPFEPSEIPVGSLKRKPSLTPKIPLTYTTRNIAKQSEDNFHMMLNRERLTHSNSTANNATLTKPLNKRFSLRRSQTDDQIMVNGIMKSLNRKSSEIAALNSRLSNQERQWGDFTLPPPPMSVSSSIESLDIALLPPPPPEAFRGSTTSLDSLPPPPPPLDLSEECSWPSTSSLNSLPPPPSPQSTPTRERLQKQNSPESPLRSLRNMPQKTDRRMSEADIPHQPLSFLAELKQGVSSLSRVSSKPPQRSLLGKDIWKQDHSGNVTSFACPKNDRRTSVPMTLDIIPDLPSNAIPPPPPPPIPPTSTIPRGMKFSERPLPPVRKEETRLSQDGPVLFRRNQTPATLPGQKASRITPPPRTFLKDLQKVMEKKWKVAQQLSVDLSSTPNEILGFRDHCYLPPNSQSQTLGPPPPPPPPPLPHTWRPRSLSQSMMQCCNSAEDSATPKKRPPPPPPKRSETTHLSQR
- the LOC107449707 gene encoding abnormal cell migration protein 10 isoform X2; this translates as MAEAARRRPFSILDSDLSPGVYEQDEDDDEADDPLGVEYALSGSRTPTSFDKLSIPTPRMDGYGLSLATLEDSQDIELDAILGELCALESQLDPDLSHRGHARSVSTVIQNNITGENIRYSTSGISLCPEVPPSTQMGPKRFFTHRRSSSGGGSRSKFEVSGDMDCDDQIKNHKMELGLRTDSPDNDSAFSDSVSMLSSESSVSSGGRTDTGISSQGSSKTNSIALIPSPTQLLDNISRRLQALKVEVEKENSPPIFIKAFSADNSAKSLLVDERMTVGQVCRLLADKNHVPMDPRWTLVENIPELFMERLYEDHEHLVENLLLWARDSPNKLMFLERDEKYDLFINPEEYLLIGSSSEKGSELDDDAKTSLLEEFFSSSSVPEVESALYLKSDGKKAWKKHFFVLRASGIYYCPKGKSKLSKDLICLTTFEMSNVYTSIGWKKKYKAPTDFGFAIKHPQIQTKSSKYIKYLCAEDEQTLKLWVMGIRIAKFGPLLKENYDNLMRDIVEEDLETLAHARSFSVSSMAKTLAVSSDSSGSSGSPERQDISLEDVVFSGPHAAPHTPEQSEADILSNRSSESTPTPTPMEWISSKDHMTRHDSVKSSTSSSSGCLSERSSVSTPTAEQMPFEPSEIPVGSLKRKPSLTPKIPLTYTTRNIAKQSEDNFHMMLNRERLTHSNSTANNATLTKPLNKRFSLRRSQTDDQIMVNGIMKSLNRKSSEIAALNSRLSNQERQWGDFTLPPPPMSVSSSIESLDIALLPPPPPEAFRGSTTSLDSLPPPPPPLDLSEECSWPSTSSLNSLPPPPSPQSTPTRERLQKQNSPESPLRSLRNMPQKTDRRMSEADIPHQPLSFLAELKQGVSSLSRVSSKPPQRSLLGKDIWKQDHSGNVTSFACPKNDRRTSVPMTLDIIPDLPSNAIPPPPPPPIPPTSTIPRGMKFSERPLPPVRKEETRLSQDGPVLFRRNQTPATLPGQKASRITPPPRTFLKDLQKVMEKKWKVAQQLSVDLSSTPNEILGFRDHCYLPPNSQSQTLGPPPPPPPPPLPHTWRPRSLSQSMMQCCNSAEDSATPKKRPPPPPPKRSETTHLSQR